A window of Bacteroidia bacterium genomic DNA:
AATCGGTAAAATACTTGTGCAAGGTTTGAAACTCCCCGGCAATTTGGCTCTGATTGTCGGTATTGGATGCCATACCCATAATCCCGGCCAAACGTACATGTGTTAGGCCGGCATATTCGAGTGAACCTAACAAGCCGGTTGCCTCTTCCCAATCGAGTCCGAACTTGGTTTCTTCCTTGGCCACATGGAATTGCAGCAAACATGCAATAACCCGCTGATTTTTCCGGGCTTCCTTGTCAATGGTTTGTAACAACTTCAAGCTATCCACCGAATGAATGAGGTGAATAAATGGGGCAATGTATTTAACTTTATTCGTTTGTAAATGTCCAATCA
This region includes:
- a CDS encoding YggS family pyridoxal phosphate-dependent enzyme is translated as MNIAGNLAHILQQLPPTTTLVAVTKNRALAEVEQLYRCGYKQFGENRVQDLVEKYQLLPKDIQWHLIGHLQTNKVKYIAPFIHLIHSVDSLKLLQTIDKEARKNQRVIACLLQFHVAKEETKFGLDWEEATGLLGSLEYAGLTHVRLAGIMGMASNTDNQSQIAGEFQTLHKYFTDLKKEYFLHDAGFKEISMGMSSDYLLAVEHGSTLVRVGSALFA